In a genomic window of Passer domesticus isolate bPasDom1 chromosome 3, bPasDom1.hap1, whole genome shotgun sequence:
- the LOC135295823 gene encoding L-threonine 3-dehydrogenase, mitochondrial-like — protein sequence MPIVRNLGRAASQLLQSSGCGCGVSLVPVRAIGVSPRQVASDASFHSVTFSESDHPRVLITGGLGQLGVGLAKLLRKRFGKNNVILSDIRKPADNVFYSGPFIFADILDYKNLREIVVNNRITWLFHYSALLSAVGEANVPLARAVNITGLHNVLDIAAEHNLRLFVPSTIGAFGPTSPRDPTPDLCIQRPRTIYGVSKVHAELMGEYYHYRYGLDFRCLRYPGIISADSQPGGGTTDYAVQIFHDAIKTGKFKCYLRPDTRLPMMYIDDCLKATLEIMEAPAEALTMRTYNISAMSFTPEELAQEVQKYVPELQMTYNVDQVRQAIADSWPMNFDDSNARRDWGWKHDYDLPELVTTMFSYLGSDSRVAQAN from the exons ATGCCAATCGTCAGGAacctgggcagagctgccagccagctgctgcagagctctggctgtggctgtggggtGTCCCTCGTGCCCGTCCGGGCCATCGGGGTGTCCCCACGCCAGGTGGCCTCCGACGCCAGCTTCCACTCGGTGACATTCTCCGAGTCGGATCATCCCCGGGTGCTAATCACAG GTGGTCTTGGCCAGCTCGGGGTGGGACTTGCAAAGCTGCTGAG GAAACGCTTTGGAAAGAACAATGTGATCTTGTCTGACATTAGAAAGCCTGCAGATAATGTTTTTTATAGTG GCCCTTTCATCTTCGCGGACATCTTGGACTACAAGAACCTGCGGGAGATCGTGGTGAACAACCGCATCACGTGGCTGTTCCACTACAGCGCCCTGCTCAGCGCCGTGGGAGAGGCCAACGTgcccctggccagggctgtcaACATCACTG gtttACACAATGTTCTGGATATTGCAGCTGAGCACAATTTGAGGCTCTTTGTTCCAAGCACCATTGGAGCCTTTGGACCCACCTCTCCTCGAGATCCAACTCCTGATCTCTGCATTCAGAGACCAAGGACCATCTATGGAGTCTCCAAGGTCCATGCTGAGCTCATGGGAGAA TACTACCACTACCGCTATGGCCTGGACTTCCGCTGCCTCAGGTATCCAGGGATTATCTCTGCTGATTCCCAGCCTGGGGGGGGAACAACTG ATTATGCTGTCCAGATTTTCCATGATGCCATAAAGACTGGCAAATTCAAGTGTTACCTGAGGCCAGACACCCGGCTGCCCATGATGTACATCGATGACTGCCTGAAAGCCACGCTGGAGATCATGGAAGCCCCTGCAGAAGCCCTGACCATGAGGACCTACAACATCAGTGCCATGAGCTTCACTCCTGAGGAGCTGGCCCAGGAGGTGCAGAAGTATGTCCCTGAGCTCCAGATGACCTACAACGTGGATCAAGTCAGGCAGGCCATAG ctgacagctggcCCATGAACTTTGACGACAGCAACGCCCGCAGGGACTGGGGTTGGAAACATGATTATGACCTCCCTGAGCTGGTGACCACCATGTTTAGCTACCTTGGGTCTGACTCTAGGGTTGCCCAAGCTAACTGA